The following coding sequences lie in one Arachis hypogaea cultivar Tifrunner chromosome 4, arahy.Tifrunner.gnm2.J5K5, whole genome shotgun sequence genomic window:
- the LOC112744885 gene encoding uncharacterized protein isoform X1 — translation MVFPSLPIYLDPPNWSQQQGNQQLGIGSQNLPVPPILQPPPPTTAVVVGGGGYQGSIRPGSMADRARLAKIHQPDVSLKCPRCESTNTKFCYYNNYSLSQPRHFCKTCRRYWTRGGALRNVPVGGGCRRNKRSKGTTNSNTNRSRSPLKPDHHHHHLNLHGGAVGGSSSASGNSSSSGRNNSNSNNNNNDLNVMNHMQTPPPTHHHHHQFPFLPTTTLHHYSSDHASSLLFGPNPPPSSLLVRNGGNTGSDGEFQIGANNNNNGGSVLQQWRLPSLQQFPNFLSNLEPPQPQPQPPQIGLFHQFDQENGEYVRDHHGGRFRCSSNSNINKTMADDSGVVVVGGMIPHHQVNNNSVKMEENNNSKNNNQGGLSLFSKNNVLGSNDLFWSSSNGGSGNVNAWNEAPSFASPTNQLL, via the exons ATGGTCTTCCCTTCTCTTCCAATCTATCTTGATCCACCCAACTGGTCACAACAG cAGGGTAATCAGCAATTAGGAATTGGCTCTCAAAATCTTCCAGTTCCGCCAATTTTACAGCCACCACCTCCAACGACTGCAGTAGTCGTTGGAGGTGGTGGCTACCAGGGCTCTATTCGTCCAGGATCAATGGCGGATAGAGCCAGGCTGGCAAAGATACATCAACCAGATGTATCACTCAAGTGTCCGAGGTGCGAATCCACGAACACCAAGTTCTGTTACTACAACAACTACAGCCTCTCGCAGCCTCGCCACTTCTGCAAGACTTGCCGCCGGTACTGGACGAGAGGCGGCGCACTGAGGAATGTTCCGGTTGGCGGCGGATGcagaaggaacaagagaagcaaagGAACAACAAACTCCAACACCAACAGATCTAGGTCTCCTTTGAAAcctgatcatcatcatcatcatcttaatCTGCATGGTGGTGCAGTTGGAGGTTCTAGCTCCGCAAGTGGCAACTCTTCTTCCAGTGGCCGCAATAATagtaacagcaacaacaacaacaatgatctgaatgtgatgaatcaTATGCAAACTCCACCACCaacccatcatcatcatcatcaatttcCGTTCTTGCCAACAACAACTTTGCATCACTATAGTAGTGATCATGCATCATCACTTCTTTTTGGCCCAAACCCTCCTCCATCTTCTTTGTTGGTTAGAAATGGTGGCAACACAGGTAGTGATGGCGAGTTTCAAATTGGagctaataacaataacaatggtGGTTCTGTGTTACAGCAATGGAGGCTACCAAGTTTGCAACAGTTTCCTAATTTCTTGAGTAATTTGGAACCGCCACAACCACAACCGCAACCGCCACAAATCGGTTTGTTTCATCAATTTGATCAAGAAAATGGTGAATATGTGAGGGACCATCATGGAGGTAGGTTTCGTTGTTCTAGTAATAGTAACATTAATAAGACAATGGCTGATGATTCTGGTGTTGTCGTTGTTGGTGGAATGATACCTCATCATCAGGTTAACAATAATTCGGTGAAAATGGAAgagaataataatagtaaaaataataatcaagGAGGGTTGAGTTTATTTTCTAAGAATAATGTTTTGGGTAGCAATGATCTATTTTGGAGTAGTAGTAATGGTGGAAGTGGCAATGTTAATGCATGGAATGAAGCTCCTAGTTTCGCTTCCCCGACAAATCAGTTATTGTGA
- the LOC112744885 gene encoding uncharacterized protein isoform X2 encodes MVFPSLPIYLDPPNWSQQGNQQLGIGSQNLPVPPILQPPPPTTAVVVGGGGYQGSIRPGSMADRARLAKIHQPDVSLKCPRCESTNTKFCYYNNYSLSQPRHFCKTCRRYWTRGGALRNVPVGGGCRRNKRSKGTTNSNTNRSRSPLKPDHHHHHLNLHGGAVGGSSSASGNSSSSGRNNSNSNNNNNDLNVMNHMQTPPPTHHHHHQFPFLPTTTLHHYSSDHASSLLFGPNPPPSSLLVRNGGNTGSDGEFQIGANNNNNGGSVLQQWRLPSLQQFPNFLSNLEPPQPQPQPPQIGLFHQFDQENGEYVRDHHGGRFRCSSNSNINKTMADDSGVVVVGGMIPHHQVNNNSVKMEENNNSKNNNQGGLSLFSKNNVLGSNDLFWSSSNGGSGNVNAWNEAPSFASPTNQLL; translated from the exons ATGGTCTTCCCTTCTCTTCCAATCTATCTTGATCCACCCAACTGGTCACAACAG GGTAATCAGCAATTAGGAATTGGCTCTCAAAATCTTCCAGTTCCGCCAATTTTACAGCCACCACCTCCAACGACTGCAGTAGTCGTTGGAGGTGGTGGCTACCAGGGCTCTATTCGTCCAGGATCAATGGCGGATAGAGCCAGGCTGGCAAAGATACATCAACCAGATGTATCACTCAAGTGTCCGAGGTGCGAATCCACGAACACCAAGTTCTGTTACTACAACAACTACAGCCTCTCGCAGCCTCGCCACTTCTGCAAGACTTGCCGCCGGTACTGGACGAGAGGCGGCGCACTGAGGAATGTTCCGGTTGGCGGCGGATGcagaaggaacaagagaagcaaagGAACAACAAACTCCAACACCAACAGATCTAGGTCTCCTTTGAAAcctgatcatcatcatcatcatcttaatCTGCATGGTGGTGCAGTTGGAGGTTCTAGCTCCGCAAGTGGCAACTCTTCTTCCAGTGGCCGCAATAATagtaacagcaacaacaacaacaatgatctgaatgtgatgaatcaTATGCAAACTCCACCACCaacccatcatcatcatcatcaatttcCGTTCTTGCCAACAACAACTTTGCATCACTATAGTAGTGATCATGCATCATCACTTCTTTTTGGCCCAAACCCTCCTCCATCTTCTTTGTTGGTTAGAAATGGTGGCAACACAGGTAGTGATGGCGAGTTTCAAATTGGagctaataacaataacaatggtGGTTCTGTGTTACAGCAATGGAGGCTACCAAGTTTGCAACAGTTTCCTAATTTCTTGAGTAATTTGGAACCGCCACAACCACAACCGCAACCGCCACAAATCGGTTTGTTTCATCAATTTGATCAAGAAAATGGTGAATATGTGAGGGACCATCATGGAGGTAGGTTTCGTTGTTCTAGTAATAGTAACATTAATAAGACAATGGCTGATGATTCTGGTGTTGTCGTTGTTGGTGGAATGATACCTCATCATCAGGTTAACAATAATTCGGTGAAAATGGAAgagaataataatagtaaaaataataatcaagGAGGGTTGAGTTTATTTTCTAAGAATAATGTTTTGGGTAGCAATGATCTATTTTGGAGTAGTAGTAATGGTGGAAGTGGCAATGTTAATGCATGGAATGAAGCTCCTAGTTTCGCTTCCCCGACAAATCAGTTATTGTGA